The genomic DNA TCAAGCTTACGTCCGCACAGGCTAACTTTTCTCCATAAAATATAGATACATCGTCAAGCTCTACAAAACGGTTGGCATGGAAATTAACCGTAGACATTTTCAAGCTTTCAGAGCTCTCAATATTTTTGAGAAGCTTTGACTTTTCATCAATAGCCGATTTCTGTCTTGCCTCAATTGTCTTAGAACGTTTCATCATCTTTGCGGACTTATGACCAATATAGCCTTTATCCGGCTTTACACCTGAATTCCTTGTCCCCACCTTTGTTTTTTCAACTTTATCTGACCAATCAGAAGTTCGCCTTGCGGCTGCTGTCAAGCGAGAAATATCTTTTTGAAGTTTTTCGTTTTCGGCAAGCTCAAAGTTGTCTTGCCTTTTTTTGTTTTCCCACCAAGACGAAAAATTCCCTTTTTGAATTTCGATATTGGTTTTGTTAATCGAAAGGATATGGTCAACACAGTTATCAAGAAATGCCCTATCGTGCGACACCAAAATGAAGCCATGCTTTGAGTTTAGATAGTCGCTGACAATTTTTCTTGCCTTGATATCAAGGTGGTTGGTCGGTTCATCAATCAGCAAGAAACTATTTTCTTTCAAGAACAAGGCTGCAAGCAGTACCTTGGTTTGCTCTCCGTTCGACAGCGTAGCAAAAGGCCTATATAAAACGTCCTCGGAAACCTGCATTAAGGAAAGCTCCCGCATAACCTGCCACTGCTGGTAATCCGGATAGATTGTTTCAATTACATCCAGAGTACTGTCGTCGGTATTTTTTACTTCGAACGGAAAATACTCAAAGTTTACTTTTGCTGAAATAGTACCGCTGTATTCGTATTTGCCTAGTAATAAGTTAAGAAATGTAGTTTTACCCCTTCCATTGCGGCCGGTAAAACCTAATTTCCAATCTGTATCTATCTGAAAGCTTACGTTTTCAAAAATATTATCATAACTGCCATCATAGCCGAAGGTCAGATTTGTAACGTTTATTAAAGACATAGTTATCCTCCTGTATTAAAATATAAGGCTGCAAGAAAGTTACTTCTTGCAGCTCATAATACAGCAAAGCCAAGCCCAGTAGTACGGGCATGACGAGGATATATTCGCTGAGTAAAAAGAATAGTAACTTTCTTGCATAAGCACAACAAATCAAGGCGGCTTAGCGCTGCCATCGCTTTATTATGCCTTATTAATCAGCAAGAAAGATTTACTTCATCTTTTCAACTCCAATACTTAATTTGTGAATATTATATCATACCAATTCTCTAAATTCAAGGTTGTCAAGCTACGGACTGCGACAAGAAAATAAGACACCCACCGATGTCTTATTTTCTACTCTTCGTCTATTTGGTTTCCTAAGATGAACACTGTAACTCCATGTGTTCTGCCCCTCTGGCGAAGCTCGCTTGAGGAAGCAT from Veillonellaceae bacterium includes the following:
- the lsa gene encoding Lsa family ABC-F type ribosomal protection protein, whose protein sequence is MSLINVTNLTFGYDGSYDNIFENVSFQIDTDWKLGFTGRNGRGKTTFLNLLLGKYEYSGTISAKVNFEYFPFEVKNTDDSTLDVIETIYPDYQQWQVMRELSLMQVSEDVLYRPFATLSNGEQTKVLLAALFLKENSFLLIDEPTNHLDIKARKIVSDYLNSKHGFILVSHDRAFLDNCVDHILSINKTNIEIQKGNFSSWWENKKRQDNFELAENEKLQKDISRLTAAARRTSDWSDKVEKTKVGTRNSGVKPDKGYIGHKSAKMMKRSKTIEARQKSAIDEKSKLLKNIESSESLKMSTVNFHANRFVELDDVSIFYGEKLACADVSLTIEQGDRIALYGKNGSGKSSLLKLICGENITYTGTLRKASQLKISYVSQDTSHLRGNLTDYARENNIDESIFKANLRKLDFSRVQFEKDMADFSGGQKKKVLIAKSLCEKASLYVWDEPLNFIDVISRMQIEELLLEYAPTIIFVEHDIEFCRNVATKIVELS